The Cellulosimicrobium cellulans genome contains the following window.
CGAGGCCGGCCTGGCGGGGCTCCTCGTCTCGCCCGGCCCCGACCTCGCGTACTTCACCGGCTACGCGCCGCCGGACACCGAGCGCCTCACGCTGCTCGCGATCCCCGCGGGCGAGCCCGGAGCAGGGGGCGGCGCGTCCGTCGTCGTGCCGCTGCTCGAGCGGGGCGACCTGGTCTCGGCCCCGGGCACGGACGGGCTCGACGTCGTGACCTGGCGGGACGGGGACGACGAGCACGCCGCCGCGGCGCGGCTCCTCGACGGGACCGGCACCTACGCCGTCTCGGACTCGACGTGGGCGCTGCACGTGCTCGGGCTCCAGCGGGCGCTCCCGGACGCGCGGTTCACCGCGTTCACCGACGCCGTCCCGACGCTGCGCGCCGTCAAGGACGCGCAGGAGGTCGAGCGCCTCGCCGCGGCGGGCGCCGCCGCCGACGCGGCCTTCGCCCAGATCCGCGAGGTCGCGTTCGCGGGCCGGCGCGAGCGGGACGTCGCCGCCGACCTCGACCGGTTCCTGCGCGAGCACGGGCACGAGCAGGTCGACTTCACGCTCGTGTGCGCCGGGCCGAACGGCGCCGACCCGCACCACGACGCGGGCGACCGGGTCATCGAGCCGGGCGACCTCGTCGTGCTCGACTTCGGCGGGCTGCGCGACGGGTACGGGTCGGACACCTCCCGGACCGTGCTCGTCGAGGGCGGCACCGACGACGCGCTCGCGGCACAGCAGCGCGAGGTCTACGACGTCGTGCGCCGCGCCCAACAGGCCGGGGTCGACGCGGTCCGCCCGGGGGCGACGTGCCAGGACGTCGACCGCGCCGCGCGCGCCGTCATCGCCGACGCGGGCTACGGCGAGTTCTTCGTGCACCGCACGGGGCACGGCATCGGCACCACGACCCACGAGCCGCCATACATGGTGGAGGGCGAGGACCGGCCGATCGAGCCCGGCATGTGCTTCTCCGTCGAGCCGGGCGTCTACCTGCCCGGACGGTTCGGCGTGCGGATCGAGGACATCGTCGTCGCGTTCCCGCCCGACGTGCCCGACGGCGCACGCCGCCTCAACACCTCGACGCACGACCTCCAGACCGTCCGGTGAGAGACCCGGCGCGCTGGCCTGCCTACAACGCGGCCCAGCGCGGGCGGCCCGTGCGCGACCTGTGCCGCCGGGTCCTCGACCTCGCAGGTCCGGGCGACGGGCGGCTCGCGCTCGATCTGGGCTGCGGGGCGGGCATGGAGACGGCCGCGATGCTCGACGCGGGGTGGCGCGTCCTCGCGCTCGACCCGGCCCCGGGGACTGGGGCCCTGGTGCGTGAGGTCGTCGGGCCCGGCGACGGCACCCGGCTCACCGTGCACGAGGCCGGCTTCGCGAACGTCTCCGCCCTCGTCGACCCGGCGTCCGCACACCTCGTCCACGCGAGCTACGCGCTCCCGCACGTGCCGCGCCCGGCGTTCGACGACGCATGGCGTCAGGTCCGTGCCGCCCTCGCCCCGGGCGGGTGGCTCGCCGTCGACCTGTTCGGCGACCGCGACTCGTGGGCGGGCGTACCGGACGAGACCTTCCTGACCCGCACCGAGGTGGACGACCACCTCGCCGGGCTGGACGTCGTCGTGCTCGACGAGGTCGAGGAGGACGGCGAGGCGTTCAGCGGGCCCAAGCACTGGCACACGTACGCCGTGGTCGCCCGAGCACCCGCCTGACCGCACGTCGCTCAGGCGGAGGCGTCCGCGGTCGCGCGCACGTTCTCGTTGCGGATGCCGACCCAGCTCAGCACGCCGCCGAGGACGAGCAGCGCCGCGGTGACGAGGAGCGAGCGGTGGAAGCCGTCGAGGTCGAGCACGCCGCCGACGATCACGCCCGCGAACGCGATGACGACGAGCCCCGCGACGCGGGACACCGCGTTGTTGACCGCCGAGCCGATCCCGGCGTCGGCCGCGGGGATCGAGCCGAGGATGGCGGACGTGAGCGGCGCGACGGTCATCGCGAGGCCGAGACCGAAGAGCACGAGGCCGGGCAGGACCTGGGTGACGTACACGGCGTCGTCGGTCGTCGTGAGCAGCAGCAGGTAGCCGGCCCCGCCGATGATCGGCCCGACCGTCATGAACAGGCGCGGGCCGTACCGGCCCGCGAGCGCCCCGAACCGCGTGGACAGCGCGAGGAGCACGAGGGTCACGGGGAGCTGCGCGAGCCCGGCGGCGGTCGCGCTGTACCCGCCGACCTGCTGGAGGAATAGCGTGACGACGAACCCGCCGAAGTAGAGCGCGCCGTAGATGGCCGCGGTCGCGAGGTTGCCCCACGCGAAGTTGCGTACGCGGAAGAGGCGCGGCGGGAGCATCGGGTCGGGCGCGCGCCGCTCCCACCACACGAACACGGCGAGGCACACGACGCCGACGACGAACGGCCCCCAGACGACGGGGCTCGCCCACCCGAACCGCCCCTGCTCGATGAGCGCGAACACGGTGCCCGCGAGCCCGACGGCGGCGAGCGTCGCCCCGGCGACGTCGATGTGTCGTCGCCCGTCTGGGCCACCCGCGGCGCCCGGCTCCTCCGCCGCCGACCGCGGCACGCCGCGCAGCAGCCACAGCGTCACCGCGACGGGCAGCACGTTGATCCAGAACACCCAGCGCCACGAGATGGTGTCGATGAGGATCCCGCCGAGCAGCGGCCCGACGAGCGACGCGGTGCTGGTCCACGCGGTCCAGGAGCCGATCGCGCGGGACTGTCGTTCGCCGTCGAACGTGGAGATGATCATGGCGAGCGAGCTCGGCACGAGCAGCGCGCCCGCGACGCCCTGGAGCCCGCGCGCGACGACGAGGAACAGCCCGTCGGTTGCGAGCGCGCACGCGACCGACGTCACCGCGAAGCCGACGAGGCCGATCGCCATGATGCGGCGCCGACCGTGCACGTCGGACAGCGAGCCCGCCAGGAGGATGAGAGCGCCGAGCGTGATCATGTAGGCGTCGACGACCCACTGCTGCAGTGCGAGGCCCGTGACCGGCCCGGTCGTCAGCTCGGCGGAGATCGCGGGCAGCGCGACGTTGACCACCGAGCCGTCCAGGAACGACACGAACGACGCGAGGATCGCGACCACCAGCACCCGCTGCTGCACCGTCACCGACCCACGGTACGACTCCACTCTCATGCCGTCCCGACCGAGCGGGGGCGGCGCGGCGTGACGGCCGGTCCCCCACCGCCCGCCTCGACGCCATACCTTGAGGTAGGTATGGTGTCGGCATGACGACGACCGACGCCCGCGCGCGGCTCGTCGCGGCCGCGCAGGACCTGTTCTGGGCCCAGGGCGTCGGCGCGACCAGCCCGCGCCAGGTCCTCGCCGCGAGCGGCGTGGGCCAGGGCAGCCTCTACCACCACTTCCCCACCAAGCACGACCTCGCGGCGGCCGCCGTGCACGCCACGACGACGGCCGGCCTCGACGCCGCGCACCGCGACCTCGACGCGGGCGGGTCGGCCGTCGAACGCCTCGTCCGCTACCTCGAACGGCCGCGACCCGCGCTCGCCGGCTGCAAGGTCGGGCGCCTCGTGAGCGACCAGGCGGTCATGGACGACGCCGCGCTGGCCGCCGAGGTGCGTGCCTACTTCCACGGGCTCGTCGGCCTGGCCGCCGCCGTCCTCACGGAGGACGGGCTGCCCGACGACGACGCCCGCGACCGCGCGCTCGCCGCCGTCGCGATCGTGCAGGGCGGGTACGTCCTCGCGCGCGCCCTCGACGACCCCGACGCGATGACCGCCGCCGCGCGGGGTTTCGTCGCGCTGCTCAGGCCCGGCCCGACCACCCTGGAGGACGCATGACCGACGCCCCCGACCGCCCGTCCCTGCGCGAGCGCCTGCGCGCGCTCCCGGTGTTCGGCGCGGACCTGCCCGGGCTGGACGTCGGCGCGACGCCCGACGAGCCGAGCGCGCTCTTCGTCCGCTGGCTCGAGGAGGCGATCGACGCCGGCCTGCCCGCACCGCACGCCGCGACCCTCTCGACCGCCGACGCGAGCGGCCGGGTCGACGCCCGGACGCTGATCCTCAAGGACGTCGACGGCGACGGCTGGGTCTTCGCCACGCGCGCCGACTCGCCCAAGGGCGTCGCCCTCGCCCAGAACCCGAACGCCGCGCTGACGTTCTTCTGGCGCGAGCACGGTCGCCAGGTCCGGGTGCGCGGTCCGGTCGTCCCGCTCGGCTCCGAGGCGTCCGCCGCCGACTTCCGCGCCCGCTCCGACTTCTCCCGTGCGACCGCGCTGGCCGGGCCGCAGAGCTCCCCCCTCGCGTCGCGGGACGCCTACCGGGCCGCGTGGGACGACGCGCTCGCGCGGGTCCGCGCCGAGCCCGGGCTCGTGCTCGACGCCTGGGCGTCGTACGCGCTCGAGCCCACGAGCGTCGAGTTCTGGGCGTCCTCGCCCGAGGGCCAGACGCGCCTCCGTTACACCGCACGACCCGACGCCGGAACTGCCGAACACCTCCCCTGGACGAAGGAGCTCCTGTGGCCCTGACCGGAACCAGCCCGCTCGCCCCGCCCGACGTCGAGGAGGTCCGCCGCGACGCGCGCGCCGCCCTCGACGCCGTCACCACCGCGGCACGCTCCCTCGACGACACGGACCTCGCCGGCCCGTCCGCCCTGCCTGGCTGGTCGCGCAGCCACGTGCTCGCGCACGTCACGGCGATCGGCGAGGCGATGGCCCGCCAGGCGGAGCTCGCCGCGCGCAGCGAGCTCGTCGAGGTGTACGACGGCGGTGCGGTCGGCCGCGAGGCCGGCATCCAGACAGGTGCGCGCCGGACCGTCGCGGAGCACGTCGCCGCGCTCGAGTCGCTCGCCGAGCGCCACGACGCCGCGTGGCCCGCTCCCGGGTCGTCCGGGTGGGACGCTCCCGTGACCTACCGCGACGGGACCGTCGCCGATGCGCTCGTCGCGTGGTGGCGCGAGGCCCGGATCCACGCCGTCGACCTCGACGCCGGGATCGGCCTCGACACCTGGCCGCGCCTGCTCGGCCTCCACCTCCTCGACTTCCTCGGGGTCCGGCTCACGGACGACGTCGTCGTCGAGGTCGCCGAGGAGCCCGCCCGGCTCAGGGTCGGTCCGGGCGGCCTTCGCCTCGCTGCCGAACCCGGGGTTTCTCCCCGCGCAGAGACTCCCGTGGGGAGCGACCCCGGGTTCGACGCGCACGACGGTGTCGTCGTCCGAGGTCGCCTCACCGACGTCGCCGCCTGGCTCGCAGGCCGCACCCCCGACGCCGAGCCCGACACCTTCCGCGCCGGCGAACCCGCGCCCCTGCCCGAGATCGGCCCCTGGCCCTCGCCCTACTCCCCGCCGAGGTAGGACCCGCCTGCCGCGAGGGGGCGAGACGTCGGGCCCGTGCCTCTCGGGACGTTCGTCCCGCGAAAGTGTGACGCACGCCCGTGATGCACCGCACACTTAGTGCACTCTTTCACAAGCGTAGAATCGGAGCGTGTCGAGTCGAGCGAGCAACCCCGCAAGCAGCGCAGACCAGATCGACGTAGCCCTCATCGGCGGTGGCATCATGAGCGCCACGCTGGGAGCTCTCCTCAAGGTCCTGGAACCCTCCTGGACCGTGCGCATCTACGAGCGTCTGGACGCCGTGGCGCAGGAGTCGTCGAACCCGTGGAACAACGCCGGGACGGGTCATGCCGCCCTGTGCGAGCTGAACTACACGCCGGAGAAGGCGGACGGCTCGATCGACATCACCAAGGCGGTGAAGATCAACGAGCAGTTCGAGGTCTCGCGCGAGTTCTGGCACCACCTGCTCACGACGGGTGCGCTCCCCCAGCCCGCGAGCTTCATCTCCCGCACGCCGCACATGACGTTCGTGCGCGGTGCGGAGAACGTCGACTACCTGCGCCGCCGGTTCGAGACGCTGCGGCAGCACCCGCTGTTCAGCGAGCTCGAGTTCAGCGACGACCCCGCCGTGATCGCCGGGTGGGCACCGCTCCTCGTCGCCGAGCGCGACGGGGACGAGCCGGTCGCGGCGACGCGTGCGACGAGCGGCACGGACGTCGACTTCGGCGCCCTCACGCAGCAGCTCGTCGACCACCTCGTCGCGCAGGGCACGCAGCTCTACCTCGAGCACGAGGTGAAGAACCTCAAGAAGACGAAGGACGGCCGTTGGCGCCTGACGGTCAAGGACCGTTCGTGGAACGCCCCGAAGCGCCGCTCGACCGTCGAGGCCCGGTTCGTGTTCGTCGGTGCGGGCGGTGGCGCGCTGCCGCTGCTCCAGGCCGCAGGCATCCCCGAGGCCAAGGGCTACGGCGGCTTCCCGATCAGCGGCGAGTTCCTGCGCACCGACAGCCCCGAGCTCGTCGCGCAGCACCAGGCCAAGGTCTACGGCAAGGCCGACGTCGGCTCGCCGCCCATGTCCGTCCCGCACCTGGACACGCGCGTCGTCGAGGGCAAGACGTACCTGATGTTCGGCCCGTACGCCGGGTTCAGCCCCAAGTTCCTCAAGAAGGGCAAGTACCTGGGCCTGCTCACGTCGCTGCGGCTGCACAACATCGGCTCGATGCTCGGCGCCGGGCTCAAGAACATGGACCTCACCCAGTACCTGGTGGGGCAGCTCGTCGCGAGCCCGGAGACCAAGTTCACCGCCCTCCAGGCCTTCATGCCGACGGCGCACCCCAAGGACTGGGAGACCATCACCGCGGGCCAGCGCGTCCAGGTGATCAAGAAGGACGAGGACGGCAAGGGCGTCCTCGAGTTCGGCACCGAGGTCATCGCCGCGGGCGACGGGTCCATCGCGGGCCTGCTCGGCGCCTCGCCGGGCGCGTCGACCGCGGTCCCCGCGATGATCGACCTGCTCGAGCGCTGCTTCCCGGCCCGCTTCACCAAGTGGCGCCCCGAGCTCGCGACGATGATCCCGAGCCTGGGCCAGGCCCCGTGGGAGGCCGAGGAGCTCGAGGGCCTCGACCAGCTCACGGGTGGCGCGGACGTCGACGCCGTCGGCTCGCGGGCCTGACCACCGGCTGACGCCCCCCTCCCCCGACGACGGCCCGGACCTCCACGAGGTCCGGGCCGTCGCGCGTCTGCCGTCACGTCACCGCCTCCGTGCGTCCGACACGGTGCGTCCGCCGCGGGTACTGACCGCGTCAGCGCGGGAGCGGCACGCGCCGGGACACGCTCGGCGGCCGCCGGGTCGACGCCGGAGCCTCGGCGCGCGTCGCCGGTGCCGGGAGGGCGCCCCGGACGCCGTCGCGCACGGCGGGGTTCGGGACGACGCGCCGCAGCACGAGCTCGGCCGCGACCTCGTGCGGGTCGACGTGCCCGTCCTGCGCGGTCGGGCGCGAGGCCGCCGCCCGCAGGTCGGCGTCGAGGCGCTGCGCGTCCCGGTCCGACGGGTCGCCCCACGCGCCGGCACCCGGCCACGCGCCGTCGGACCCCGCGGGGAACCACGGCCGCGCGGGGTCCTCGCGCCGCACCGCGAGCGCCGCCACGACCGGGCCGACGACGAGGAGAAGAACCACCACACCCCAGAAGATGTCCATGGCCCCCACCCTTCCGCCAGAGGGCTCCGCCGACGAGTGGCAGGACTGACACCTCTCGACAAAATCCCGCCACGGGCGTAGCGTGCCGTGCATGGTGCACTCCGTCGCGGCCGTCGTGTGCGACGGCCTGGCCCCGTTCGAGTTCGGCGTCGTGTGCGAGGTGTTCGGCCTCGACCGGAGCGAGGACGGTGTCCCACGGTTCGACTTCCGGGTGTGCGGGCCGGTCGCCGGGCGACCCGTGCGCACGTCGGTCGGCGCGCAGGTCGTCCCCGACCACGGGCTCGACGCGACGGACGACGTCGACCTCCTCATCGTCCCGGCGATCCGCATCGGGTCGCACTACCCGCCCGAGGTGCTGGACGCCGTCCGGCGCGCGTCCGAGCGCGGCGCGCTGCTGCTGAGCGTGTGCTCGGGGGTCTTCCTCCTCGCCGCGGCCGGAGTGATCGAGGGCCGGCGGGTCACGACCCACTGGATGCACGCCGACGAGCTGCGCCGCCAGTACCCGAGCCTCGACATCGACCCGGACGTGCTGTTCGTCGACGACGGCAACCTCGTCACGAGCGCCGGGACCGCCGCGGGGATCGACGCGTGCCTCCATCTCGTGCGGCGCGAGCTCGGGGCGAAGGCCGCCAACACGATCGCGCGGCGCATGGTCGTGCCGCCGCAGCGCGAGGGCGGCCAGCGCCAGTTCATCGAGCGCCCGGTCCCGGAGTGCGAGGAGGACTCGTTCGCCGAGCTGCTGGAGTGGATGACCGAGCACCTCGACGAGCCGCTCACGGTACGGGACCTGGCGCGCCGGGCCCACACGTCGGAGCGGACGTTCGCGCGGTCGTTCGTCGCCCAGACGGGCACGACGCCGCTCGCGTGGCTCACGTCGCAGCGGGTGGGGCACGCGCAGTCCCTGCTCGAGGAGTCGACGCTCGACCTCGAGGAGGTCGCGCGGCGCTGCGGGTTCGGGTCCGCAGCGCTCCTGCGCCACCACTTCCGGCGCGCGGTCGGCATCACGCCGACGGAGTATCGCCAGACCTTCCGGTTCGCGGCCTAGCACCCGCCCCGGTAGGGAGGCGCCTGCCGACACCGCACCCCGAACTCCTGCGCGGCTTCTTCACCCCCCGCGCTCGCGCGTGCAACCTACGGTCCCGTAGGGTGGGGTGATCTGCACCACGAGCACCCGCTCACCTCCGCGGCTGGGAAGTCGACACCGACACCCTGCGAGGCCGCACATGACCTCTGCCGCAGTGCGCCCGGGCTTCCGGGCCACCCGCCCCCGCACCGACGAGCCGGGCGCCGTCACCAGCACGTACAGCGCGCTCTCGCGCACCGTGCGCGACGCCGGCCTGCTCCACCGCACGCACGGCTACTACCTGTGGACCCTCGCCGTGCTGACGCTCGCGCTCGGCGGTGCCGTCGCCGGGTTCGTCCTCCTCGGCGACTCGTGGTTCCAGCTCCTGATCGCGGGAGCGCTCGGCCTGATCTTCACCCAGTTCGCGTTCGTCGCCCACGAGGCGTCGCACCGGCAGGTCTTCACGTCGGGCCCGGCGAACGACCGTCTGGGACGCATCCTCGCGAACGGCGTCGTGGGGATCAGCCACTCGTGGTGGATGAACAAGCACACCCGCCACCACGCGAACCCCAACCAGCGCGGCAAGGACCCGGACATCGCCCCGGACGTCGTCGTCTTCCTCGACGAGGACGCCGCCGCCGCGAAGGGCTTCCGCTCCGTGATCAACCGCTACCAGGGGTGGCTGTTCTTCCCCCTGCTCACGCTCGAGGGTCTCAACCTGCACGTCCAGGCGTACCGCTCGCTCCTCGCGGGCGGCCGCACGCGCGGCAACGTCCGGGCCCGGGTCGTCGAGCTCGTGATCCTCACGCTGCGCCTGTCGCTCTACGTCGGCGCGATCTTCTGGTTCCTGCCCCTCGGCATGGCGTCCGCGTTCCTCGGCGTGCAGCTCGCCGTGTTCGGCGTCTACATGGGGGCGTCGTTCGCGCCGAACCACAAGGGCATGGCGATCATCCCCGAGAACACGAAGATCGACTTCCTGTCGAAGCAGGTCCTCACGTCGCGCAACATCCGCGGCGGCTGGTGGATGAACGTCCTCATGGGCGGGCTCAACTTCCAGATCGAGCACCACCTCTTCCCGAGCATGCCGCGCCCCCACCTCGCGCGGGCGCGCGAGATCGTGCGCGAGCACTGCGCGAACCTCGGTCTGCCGTACACGGAGACGAGCCTCGTGCAGTCCTACGGGATCGTGATCCGCTACCTCAACCGCGTCGGCCTCTCGGCGCGCGACCCGTTCGACTGCCCGATGTTCAAGCAGCTCCGCAAGGTCTGACCGAGACGGCCGCTCGCCCGGCCACCCGGACCCCCGCCCGACGACGCGCGGCCGGTCCGCTCAGGACGACGCGGCGTGCCCGTGGCGCCAGTACCCGACGAAGTCGACGTGCGTCTTGGGCACGCCGCGGTCGTTGACGAGGTGGCGTCGCACGCCCGTCGCGAGCGTCGACTCCCCCACCGCGTACGCGTAGACCGGCCCGGAGGGCAGGTCGGCCGACCGCACGGCCTCGAGCGCCAGCGCGCCGGGCAGGAGCTCGTGCGGGGCGGTGCCCGCGGGCGCCGCACCCTCCCGCACGACCCAGCGCAGCTCGACCCCGGCCGGGACGCGGAACTCCTGCGCGTCCGCCGCCTCGGGGATCTCGACGATCGCGAGGCCGCGCGCGTCGTCGGGCAGCGACTCGCAGATGCCGGCGACGGCGGGCAGCCCGGTCTCGTCGGCGACGACGAGGGTCCAGTCGTGCGGGACGCGCGGGTTGTACCCGACCCCCTGGTCGAGCACGCCGACACGGTCCCCCGGCTGGGCGGACAGCGCGAACGACGACGCGGGCCCGGCGTCGCCGTGCACGACGAAGTCGACGTCGATCTCGCGCAGGTCGGGCCGCGCGGCACGCACCGTGTAGTTGCGGACCCAGGGCCGGCGCGCCTTGGGCGTCGCGAGGTACTGGACGTACCACAGGCCGGAGGTGCGCGTGGGCAGGCGCAGGGAGTCCTGGTCGTCGCGGGCGAGGAACAGCCGGAACCACTGGTCGAAGCCCATGGGCGTGAAGTGGTCCAGGTCCTCGCCGCCGAGGGTCACCCGCACGACGTTCGGGCTCACCCGCTTGCTGCCCACCACGCTCAGCGTGACGACGTGCGGGTCGGCGGGCTTGACCATCGTGAAGGTGGCCATCAGCGGCTCCTCGGGTGCGGCCCGGGCCTCCCGGGCGGACGACGGCCCCGCGACCACGGCGACCGAAGGCAAGGTTAGCCTCACCTACTGCTCGTCGTCGATGTGGTCGATCCCACACGCCCCGCGCCGCTCCCCCGTCCCGGGACGCCGCTCCCCGCTGTCATGCTCGACGCGTGGAGCTCCCCGTCGCCTGGTCCGTCGTCCTGCTCGTCGCCGCCGCGTGGAACCTGCTCATCTGGCCGCGCTTCCTCCAGCGCATCGCCAAGGACCCGCGCTCGCGCGACGCCGACGGTCGTGCGACCCGCTTCCTCACCGTGCACGTCGTGCTCATCACGGTGTCGCTCGTGCTGGCCGTCGCGGTCGGGGTGCTCGGCGTCCTCACGCTCGTCTGAGCCCGGCGAGGCGCTCCGGGTTCCGGAAGAGCAGGACGCGCACGACGCGCTCGCCGTCGTACTCGACGGACGCCGCCATCGCCGGGACCCCGTCCACGGTCCACACGCCGCCCAGCGCACCGTTGACGAGCGCCGGCTCGAACGCCATCGCGGTCGTCTCGGGCTTCGCCGAGAGTCCCACGAGCATCCGCGCCACCTTGTCCGCACCCGCGACCGGGCGCAGCGCCGCGCGCGCCTTGCCGCCGCCGTCGCTCACCACGACGACGTCCGGCGCGAGGACCTCGACGAGGGCGGTCGTGTCACCCGTCGCGCACGCGACCATGAACCGCTCGACGGCGGCGCGCTGCGCGTCGTCCGGCGGGGTGAACCGCGGACGCCGCGCCCGCACGTGCTCGCGCGCGCGGTGCGCGGTCTGGCGCACG
Protein-coding sequences here:
- a CDS encoding aminopeptidase P family protein yields the protein MSSTDAARPGAAFGPEVYAARRERAAAHAREAGLAGLLVSPGPDLAYFTGYAPPDTERLTLLAIPAGEPGAGGGASVVVPLLERGDLVSAPGTDGLDVVTWRDGDDEHAAAARLLDGTGTYAVSDSTWALHVLGLQRALPDARFTAFTDAVPTLRAVKDAQEVERLAAAGAAADAAFAQIREVAFAGRRERDVAADLDRFLREHGHEQVDFTLVCAGPNGADPHHDAGDRVIEPGDLVVLDFGGLRDGYGSDTSRTVLVEGGTDDALAAQQREVYDVVRRAQQAGVDAVRPGATCQDVDRAARAVIADAGYGEFFVHRTGHGIGTTTHEPPYMVEGEDRPIEPGMCFSVEPGVYLPGRFGVRIEDIVVAFPPDVPDGARRLNTSTHDLQTVR
- a CDS encoding class I SAM-dependent methyltransferase gives rise to the protein MRDPARWPAYNAAQRGRPVRDLCRRVLDLAGPGDGRLALDLGCGAGMETAAMLDAGWRVLALDPAPGTGALVREVVGPGDGTRLTVHEAGFANVSALVDPASAHLVHASYALPHVPRPAFDDAWRQVRAALAPGGWLAVDLFGDRDSWAGVPDETFLTRTEVDDHLAGLDVVVLDEVEEDGEAFSGPKHWHTYAVVARAPA
- a CDS encoding MFS transporter, coding for MTVQQRVLVVAILASFVSFLDGSVVNVALPAISAELTTGPVTGLALQQWVVDAYMITLGALILLAGSLSDVHGRRRIMAIGLVGFAVTSVACALATDGLFLVVARGLQGVAGALLVPSSLAMIISTFDGERQSRAIGSWTAWTSTASLVGPLLGGILIDTISWRWVFWINVLPVAVTLWLLRGVPRSAAEEPGAAGGPDGRRHIDVAGATLAAVGLAGTVFALIEQGRFGWASPVVWGPFVVGVVCLAVFVWWERRAPDPMLPPRLFRVRNFAWGNLATAAIYGALYFGGFVVTLFLQQVGGYSATAAGLAQLPVTLVLLALSTRFGALAGRYGPRLFMTVGPIIGGAGYLLLLTTTDDAVYVTQVLPGLVLFGLGLAMTVAPLTSAILGSIPAADAGIGSAVNNAVSRVAGLVVIAFAGVIVGGVLDLDGFHRSLLVTAALLVLGGVLSWVGIRNENVRATADASA
- a CDS encoding TetR/AcrR family transcriptional regulator; translation: MTTTDARARLVAAAQDLFWAQGVGATSPRQVLAASGVGQGSLYHHFPTKHDLAAAAVHATTTAGLDAAHRDLDAGGSAVERLVRYLERPRPALAGCKVGRLVSDQAVMDDAALAAEVRAYFHGLVGLAAAVLTEDGLPDDDARDRALAAVAIVQGGYVLARALDDPDAMTAAARGFVALLRPGPTTLEDA
- a CDS encoding pyridoxine/pyridoxamine 5'-phosphate oxidase, with the protein product MTDAPDRPSLRERLRALPVFGADLPGLDVGATPDEPSALFVRWLEEAIDAGLPAPHAATLSTADASGRVDARTLILKDVDGDGWVFATRADSPKGVALAQNPNAALTFFWREHGRQVRVRGPVVPLGSEASAADFRARSDFSRATALAGPQSSPLASRDAYRAAWDDALARVRAEPGLVLDAWASYALEPTSVEFWASSPEGQTRLRYTARPDAGTAEHLPWTKELLWP
- a CDS encoding maleylpyruvate isomerase family mycothiol-dependent enzyme; the protein is MALTGTSPLAPPDVEEVRRDARAALDAVTTAARSLDDTDLAGPSALPGWSRSHVLAHVTAIGEAMARQAELAARSELVEVYDGGAVGREAGIQTGARRTVAEHVAALESLAERHDAAWPAPGSSGWDAPVTYRDGTVADALVAWWREARIHAVDLDAGIGLDTWPRLLGLHLLDFLGVRLTDDVVVEVAEEPARLRVGPGGLRLAAEPGVSPRAETPVGSDPGFDAHDGVVVRGRLTDVAAWLAGRTPDAEPDTFRAGEPAPLPEIGPWPSPYSPPR
- the mqo gene encoding malate dehydrogenase (quinone) gives rise to the protein MSSRASNPASSADQIDVALIGGGIMSATLGALLKVLEPSWTVRIYERLDAVAQESSNPWNNAGTGHAALCELNYTPEKADGSIDITKAVKINEQFEVSREFWHHLLTTGALPQPASFISRTPHMTFVRGAENVDYLRRRFETLRQHPLFSELEFSDDPAVIAGWAPLLVAERDGDEPVAATRATSGTDVDFGALTQQLVDHLVAQGTQLYLEHEVKNLKKTKDGRWRLTVKDRSWNAPKRRSTVEARFVFVGAGGGALPLLQAAGIPEAKGYGGFPISGEFLRTDSPELVAQHQAKVYGKADVGSPPMSVPHLDTRVVEGKTYLMFGPYAGFSPKFLKKGKYLGLLTSLRLHNIGSMLGAGLKNMDLTQYLVGQLVASPETKFTALQAFMPTAHPKDWETITAGQRVQVIKKDEDGKGVLEFGTEVIAAGDGSIAGLLGASPGASTAVPAMIDLLERCFPARFTKWRPELATMIPSLGQAPWEAEELEGLDQLTGGADVDAVGSRA
- a CDS encoding helix-turn-helix domain-containing protein, whose translation is MVHSVAAVVCDGLAPFEFGVVCEVFGLDRSEDGVPRFDFRVCGPVAGRPVRTSVGAQVVPDHGLDATDDVDLLIVPAIRIGSHYPPEVLDAVRRASERGALLLSVCSGVFLLAAAGVIEGRRVTTHWMHADELRRQYPSLDIDPDVLFVDDGNLVTSAGTAAGIDACLHLVRRELGAKAANTIARRMVVPPQREGGQRQFIERPVPECEEDSFAELLEWMTEHLDEPLTVRDLARRAHTSERTFARSFVAQTGTTPLAWLTSQRVGHAQSLLEESTLDLEEVARRCGFGSAALLRHHFRRAVGITPTEYRQTFRFAA
- a CDS encoding fatty acid desaturase family protein, which gives rise to MTSAAVRPGFRATRPRTDEPGAVTSTYSALSRTVRDAGLLHRTHGYYLWTLAVLTLALGGAVAGFVLLGDSWFQLLIAGALGLIFTQFAFVAHEASHRQVFTSGPANDRLGRILANGVVGISHSWWMNKHTRHHANPNQRGKDPDIAPDVVVFLDEDAAAAKGFRSVINRYQGWLFFPLLTLEGLNLHVQAYRSLLAGGRTRGNVRARVVELVILTLRLSLYVGAIFWFLPLGMASAFLGVQLAVFGVYMGASFAPNHKGMAIIPENTKIDFLSKQVLTSRNIRGGWWMNVLMGGLNFQIEHHLFPSMPRPHLARAREIVREHCANLGLPYTETSLVQSYGIVIRYLNRVGLSARDPFDCPMFKQLRKV
- a CDS encoding siderophore-interacting protein; amino-acid sequence: MATFTMVKPADPHVVTLSVVGSKRVSPNVVRVTLGGEDLDHFTPMGFDQWFRLFLARDDQDSLRLPTRTSGLWYVQYLATPKARRPWVRNYTVRAARPDLREIDVDFVVHGDAGPASSFALSAQPGDRVGVLDQGVGYNPRVPHDWTLVVADETGLPAVAGICESLPDDARGLAIVEIPEAADAQEFRVPAGVELRWVVREGAAPAGTAPHELLPGALALEAVRSADLPSGPVYAYAVGESTLATGVRRHLVNDRGVPKTHVDFVGYWRHGHAASS
- a CDS encoding SCO4848 family membrane protein, whose translation is MELPVAWSVVLLVAAAWNLLIWPRFLQRIAKDPRSRDADGRATRFLTVHVVLITVSLVLAVAVGVLGVLTLV